Proteins encoded within one genomic window of Carassius gibelio isolate Cgi1373 ecotype wild population from Czech Republic chromosome A4, carGib1.2-hapl.c, whole genome shotgun sequence:
- the LOC127968823 gene encoding uncharacterized protein LOC127968823 isoform X11 translates to MKRRRIKPLKEAEDHVLRCIDKTDALEAKHINDYKGRGVFALIPFIKGDFVVEYRGEMISLIEAEQRREANQDTFFMFDFIWQNKKWSIDATHEDGTLGRLINDDHINPNCTMKRIIVEGKPCLCLFAARDIIPGEELTYDYGGSHWPWRKPPCKDDDNMTAIENCSEDSVTTEGISRFTAEPPCKDDDNMTAIDNCSEDSVTTEGISRFTAEPPCKDNDNMTAIENCSEDSVTTEGTSRFTAEPPCKDDDNMTAIENCSEDSVTTEGTSRFTAEPPCKDDDNMTAIENCSDDSVTTEGTSRFTAKPPCKDDDNMTAIENCSEDSVTTEGISRFTAEPLVDYSDTEDEVLCSKIKTSYKKRSVIHDDSDDLFENSSVNGKDDQDIQRDVRRNHASFAMSEQHSACTTASKRAKNTRARGKIAEYSDVSSEDELSVSEEEYIPDTSESYTSDSSMSFTASPKGKEKKLQTLPVRSSSAVNRIKKFSIQSSGDLGSSQNHDIAKVPDTSSILDSATSVVIPAVIKKRGGLRMYSKKQQCFFCEGAFTKISRHLERKHRNEVEVAKALSHPKGSKERRMQLEYLRNKGNFAYNSTVINTGAGLMIPRKLPKKNLEGESFMHCIYCKGLFLKKTLWRHVKVCKFKPGDEKPKPGKTRVQVLCGFAQPPPPGVTHGVWKLLNSMNQDQVALETRNDWCILELGKHLYNKYGSRVKMHEHIRQKMRELGRLLICAREVSPLTSIKELIHPTNFMHTINAVKRAAGYNEETNVFEKASVAVKLGQSLNKIAMLIESHSTIRGDEKTGKIANSFQQLYKSRWPEYISTTARRTLEEAKWNSPQLLPFTEDVKLLHIYLDEQEKTHRKLLLTQPSSQHWAKLAKITLTQVMLFNRRREGEVSQMPLSAYISSNQSDAHPDISMALTDLENKLCQYFKRVEIRGKRGRKVPVLLTPSMQESISLLLENRNTCGIPNENPFLFARPYAMTFFRGSDCIREFAVACSAKNPQTLTSTKLRKQIGTLSEVLNLSNTELDQLADFLGHDIRVHRQFYRLPEGTLQLAKISKILLALEKGRLADFKGRNLNEINIDPEEEVTVDSDLEESTSSPKECTTVSSSQHTVCENGTLPADPVSKKKRGYVKKTAWNKLEIQAVEKHMMRFINNHKIPGKADCMRCKEAEPLALKNREWSTLKFYIKNRISALNRKYLPN, encoded by the exons ATGAAACGGAGAAGAATAAAACCGTTAAAAGAAGCGGAAGATCATGTTCTCCGTTGCATCGACAAGACCGACGCACTGGAGGCCAAACACATAAACGATTATAAAG GTCGTGGAGTCTTTGCCTTAATTCCTTTTATTAAAGGAGATTTTGTTGTCGAATATAGGGGAGAAATGATTAGCTTAATTGAAGCCGAACAAAGAAGAGAGGCCAAtcaagacactttttttatgtttgactTCATCTGGCAGAACAAGAAATGGag CATTGATGCAACTCATGAGGATGGCACCCTTGGCCGCCTTATAAATGATGATCACATAAACCCAAATTGTACAATGAAAAGGATTATCGTTGAGGGAAAACCCTGTTTGTGCCTATTCGCTGCAAGAGATATCATTCCTGGAGAGGAACTCACATATGACTATGGAGGAAGTCACTGGCCTTGGAGAAAG CCTCCATGCAAGGATGATGACAACATGACAGCTATAGAGAACTGCTCTGAGGATTCTGTAACTACTGAAGGCATTTCACGATTCACAGCTgag CCTCCATGCAAGGATGATGACAACATGACAGCAATAGATAACTGCTCTGAGGATTCTGTAACTACTGAAGGCATTTCACGATTCACAGCTgag CCTCCATGCAAGGATAATGACAACATGACAGCAATAGAGAACTGCTCTGAGGATTCTGTAACTACTGAAGGCACTTCACGATTCACAGCTgag CCTCCATGCAAGGATGATGACAACATGACAGCTATAGAGAACTGCTCTGAGGATTCTGTAACTACTGAAGGCACTTCACGATTCACAGCTgag CCTCCATGCAAGGATGATGACAACATGACAGCAATAGAGAACTGCTCTGATGATTCTGTAACTACTGAAGGCACTTCACGATTCACAGCTAag cCTCCATGCAAGGATGATGACAACATGACAGCTATAGAGAACTGCTCTGAGGATTCTGTAACTACTGAAGGCATTTCACGATTCACAGCTgag CCTTTGGTTGATTACTCGGACACCGAAGATGAAGTTTTGTGTTCTAAAATTAAGACATCTTATAAAAag agATCTGTGATTCATGATGATTCGGATGATCTCTTTGAAAATTCGAGTGTAAATGGTAAAGATGACCAAGACATTCAACGTGACGTCAGACGGAATCATGCATCATTTGCAATGAGTGAACAACATTCCGCTTGTACCACAGCATCCAAAAGAGCAAAAAACACAAGA GCTAGAGGGAAGATCGCGGAGTACTCGGATGTTTCGAGCGAAGATGAGTTATCTGTTAGTGAGGAAGAGTACATTCCTGATACATCAGAGAGTTACACATCAGATAGTAGCATGAGCTTTACTGCTTCACCAAAgggtaaagaaaaaaagttacagacTTTGCCAGTCCGGAGCAGTTCAGCTGTGAACAGAATCAAAAAGTTCAGTATTCAAAGCAGCGGTGACTTAGGGAGCTCCCAGAACCACGACATAGCCAAAGTTCCTGACACATCTTCCATTCTTGACAGCGCAACATCAGTAGTTATCCCAGCTGTAATTAAAAAGAGAGGTGGATTGAGAATGTACAGCAAAAAACAACAGTGCTTTTTTTGTGAAGGTGCTTTTACAAAAATTTCTAGACACCTGGAACGAAAGCATAGAAATGAGGTAGAGGTAGCAAAAGCGTTAAGTCATCCAAAGGGCTCAAAAGAAAGGAGGATGCAACTTGAGTATCTACGTAACAAAGGGAACTTTGCTTACAATAGTACTGTTATTAATACAGGTGCAGGACTGATGATTCCGCGGAAACTGCCCAAAAAGAACCTGGAGGGGGAAAGTTTTATGCACTGCATTTACTGCAAAGGactcttcttaaaaaaaactttgtggcGACATGTCAAGGTTTGCAAATTCAAGCCTGGTGATGAGAAGCCGAAACCTGGAAAAACCCGTGTCCAGGTTCTTTGTGGCTTTGCACAACCTCCCCCACCAGGAGTAACTCATGGTGTTTGGAAGCTGTTAAATTCCATGAACCAGGACCAAGTGGCACTTGAAACTAGAAATGACTGGTGCATTTTAGAGTTAGGAAAGCATCTTTACAACAAGTATGGATCAAGAGTTAAAATGCATGAACACATCCGCCAAAAGATGAGGGAGCTTGGAAGACTCCTAATATGTGCAAGAGAGGTATCCCCCCTTACATCTATTAAAGAGCTCATTCATCCCACAAACTTCATGCATACCATCAATGCAGTTAAAAGGGCTGCTGGCTACAATGAAGAGACCAATGTATTTGAAAAGGCTAGTGTGGCTGTGAAACTTGGACAGAGTCTGAACAAAATCGCAATGCTCATTGAGAGCCACTCTACTATTAGAGGAGATGAAAAGACAGGAAAAATTGCGAACAGTTTTCAACAGCTTTATAAGTCCAGATGGCCCGAATACATTTCTACAACAGCCCGGCGAACACTGGAGGAAGCAAAATGGAATTCCCCACAATTACTTCCATTCACAGAAGATGTTAAGCTCCTTCATATATATCTTGACGAGCAAGAGAAGACCCATCGCAAACTCTTGTTAACACAGCCATCATCTCAGCACTGGGCAAAACTGGCCAAGATCACGTTAACTCAGGTTATGCTTTTCAATCGTAGACGAGAAGGGGAAGTGTCACAAATGCCATTGTCTGCATACATCTCCAGCAACCAATCGGATGCTCATCCAGATATTAGCATGGCCCTCACAGATTTAGAAAATAAACTGTGTCAGTACTTCAAGCGTGTAGAAATTAGAGGCAAAAGAGGCAGAAAGGTTCCCGTGCTTCTCACACCTTCCATGCAAGAATCAATCAGCCTGCTTCTTGAAAATCGGAATACCTGTGGAATTCCAAATGAAAATCCTTTTCTCTTTGCACGCCCGTATGCAATGACATTTTTCAGAGGCTCTGATTGCATTCGCGAATTTGCTGTTGCATGTAGTGCAAAAAATCCTCAGACTCTTACATCAACAAAGTTGAGAAAACAGATCGGGACACTTTCTGAAGTTCTTAATCTTAGCAACACAGAGTTAGATCAGTTGGCAGACTTTCTAGGCCATGACATTCGAGTTCATCGTCAATTTTACAGGTTACCTGAAGGCACCCTCCAACTGGCCAAAATTAGTAAAATTCTTCTGGCCCTCGAAAAAGGACGCTTGGCAGACTTTAAAGGGCGAAATCTTAATGAAATCAACATAGATCCAGAAG AGGAAGTTACAGTGGACAGTGATTTGGAGGAGTCCACTTCTAGTCCAAAAG AGTGCACCACAGTATCATCATCACAGCACACGGTTTGTGAGAACGGCACACTTCCAGCAGACCCAGTCTCCAAAAAAAAGAGAG gtTACGTTAAGAAGACGGCCTGGAACAAACTTGAGATACAGGCTGTGGAGAAGCATATGATGAGGTTtattaacaatcacaaaattccAGGAAAGGCAGACTGCATGAGGTGTAAAGAGGCGGAACCACTTGCACTTAAAAATAGAGAGTGGTCTACACTTAAATTTTACATCAAAAATCGAATCTCCGCTCTAAACAGAAAATATCTGCCAAATTAA
- the LOC127968823 gene encoding uncharacterized protein LOC127968823 isoform X14 encodes MKRRRIKPLKEAEDHVLRCIDKTDALEAKHINDYKGRGVFALIPFIKGDFVVEYRGEMISLIEAEQRREANQDTFFMFDFIWQNKKWSIDATHEDGTLGRLINDDHINPNCTMKRIIVEGKPCLCLFAARDIIPGEELTYDYGGSHWPWRKPPCKDDDNMTAIENCSEDSVTTEGISRFTAEPPCKDDDNMTAIDNCSEDSVTTEGTSRFTAEPPCKDNDNMTAIENCSEDSVNTEGTSRFTAEPPCKDDDNMTAIENCSDDSVTTEGTSRFTAKPPCKDDDNMTAIENCSDDSVTTEGTSRFTAKPPCKDDDNMTAIENCSEDSVTTEGISRFTAEPLVDYSDTEDEVLCSKIKTSYKKRSVIHDDSDDLFENSSVNGKDDQDIQRDVRRNHASFAMSEQHSACTTASKRAKNTRARGKIAEYSDVSSEDELSVSEEEYIPDTSESYTSDSSMSFTASPKGKEKKLQTLPVRSSSAVNRIKKFSIQSSGDLGSSQNHDIAKVPDTSSILDSATSVVIPAVIKKRGGLRMYSKKQQCFFCEGAFTKISRHLERKHRNEVEVAKALSHPKGSKERRMQLEYLRNKGNFAYNSTVINTGAGLMIPRKLPKKNLEGESFMHCIYCKGLFLKKTLWRHVKVCKFKPGDEKPKPGKTRVQVLCGFAQPPPPGVTHGVWKLLNSMNQDQVALETRNDWCILELGKHLYNKYGSRVKMHEHIRQKMRELGRLLICAREVSPLTSIKELIHPTNFMHTINAVKRAAGYNEETNVFEKASVAVKLGQSLNKIAMLIESHSTIRGDEKTGKIANSFQQLYKSRWPEYISTTARRTLEEAKWNSPQLLPFTEDVKLLHIYLDEQEKTHRKLLLTQPSSQHWAKLAKITLTQVMLFNRRREGEVSQMPLSAYISSNQSDAHPDISMALTDLENKLCQYFKRVEIRGKRGRKVPVLLTPSMQESISLLLENRNTCGIPNENPFLFARPYAMTFFRGSDCIREFAVACSAKNPQTLTSTKLRKQIGTLSEVLNLSNTELDQLADFLGHDIRVHRQFYRLPEGTLQLAKISKILLALEKGRLADFKGRNLNEINIDPEEEVTVDSDLEESTSSPKECTTVSSSQHTVCENGTLPADPVSKKKRGYVKKTAWNKLEIQAVEKHMMRFINNHKIPGKADCMRCKEAEPLALKNREWSTLKFYIKNRISALNRKYLPN; translated from the exons ATGAAACGGAGAAGAATAAAACCGTTAAAAGAAGCGGAAGATCATGTTCTCCGTTGCATCGACAAGACCGACGCACTGGAGGCCAAACACATAAACGATTATAAAG GTCGTGGAGTCTTTGCCTTAATTCCTTTTATTAAAGGAGATTTTGTTGTCGAATATAGGGGAGAAATGATTAGCTTAATTGAAGCCGAACAAAGAAGAGAGGCCAAtcaagacactttttttatgtttgactTCATCTGGCAGAACAAGAAATGGag CATTGATGCAACTCATGAGGATGGCACCCTTGGCCGCCTTATAAATGATGATCACATAAACCCAAATTGTACAATGAAAAGGATTATCGTTGAGGGAAAACCCTGTTTGTGCCTATTCGCTGCAAGAGATATCATTCCTGGAGAGGAACTCACATATGACTATGGAGGAAGTCACTGGCCTTGGAGAAAG CCTCCATGCAAGGATGATGACAACATGACAGCTATAGAGAACTGCTCTGAGGATTCTGTAACTACTGAAGGCATTTCACGATTCACAGCTgag CCTCCATGCAAGGATGATGACAACATGACAGCAATAGATAACTGCTCTGAGGATTCTGTAACTACTGAAGGCACTTCACGATTCACAGCTgag CCTCCATGCAAGGATAATGACAACATGACAGCAATAGAGAACTGCTCTGAGGATTCTGTAAATACTGAAGGCACTTCACGATTCACAGCTgag CCTCCATGCAAGGATGATGACAACATGACAGCAATAGAGAACTGCTCTGATGATTCTGTAACTACTGAAGGCACTTCACGATTCACAGCTAag CCTCCATGCAAGGATGATGACAACATGACAGCAATAGAGAACTGCTCTGATGATTCTGTAACTACTGAAGGCACTTCACGATTCACAGCTAag cCTCCATGCAAGGATGATGACAACATGACAGCTATAGAGAACTGCTCTGAGGATTCTGTAACTACTGAAGGCATTTCACGATTCACAGCTgag CCTTTGGTTGATTACTCGGACACCGAAGATGAAGTTTTGTGTTCTAAAATTAAGACATCTTATAAAAag agATCTGTGATTCATGATGATTCGGATGATCTCTTTGAAAATTCGAGTGTAAATGGTAAAGATGACCAAGACATTCAACGTGACGTCAGACGGAATCATGCATCATTTGCAATGAGTGAACAACATTCCGCTTGTACCACAGCATCCAAAAGAGCAAAAAACACAAGA GCTAGAGGGAAGATCGCGGAGTACTCGGATGTTTCGAGCGAAGATGAGTTATCTGTTAGTGAGGAAGAGTACATTCCTGATACATCAGAGAGTTACACATCAGATAGTAGCATGAGCTTTACTGCTTCACCAAAgggtaaagaaaaaaagttacagacTTTGCCAGTCCGGAGCAGTTCAGCTGTGAACAGAATCAAAAAGTTCAGTATTCAAAGCAGCGGTGACTTAGGGAGCTCCCAGAACCACGACATAGCCAAAGTTCCTGACACATCTTCCATTCTTGACAGCGCAACATCAGTAGTTATCCCAGCTGTAATTAAAAAGAGAGGTGGATTGAGAATGTACAGCAAAAAACAACAGTGCTTTTTTTGTGAAGGTGCTTTTACAAAAATTTCTAGACACCTGGAACGAAAGCATAGAAATGAGGTAGAGGTAGCAAAAGCGTTAAGTCATCCAAAGGGCTCAAAAGAAAGGAGGATGCAACTTGAGTATCTACGTAACAAAGGGAACTTTGCTTACAATAGTACTGTTATTAATACAGGTGCAGGACTGATGATTCCGCGGAAACTGCCCAAAAAGAACCTGGAGGGGGAAAGTTTTATGCACTGCATTTACTGCAAAGGactcttcttaaaaaaaactttgtggcGACATGTCAAGGTTTGCAAATTCAAGCCTGGTGATGAGAAGCCGAAACCTGGAAAAACCCGTGTCCAGGTTCTTTGTGGCTTTGCACAACCTCCCCCACCAGGAGTAACTCATGGTGTTTGGAAGCTGTTAAATTCCATGAACCAGGACCAAGTGGCACTTGAAACTAGAAATGACTGGTGCATTTTAGAGTTAGGAAAGCATCTTTACAACAAGTATGGATCAAGAGTTAAAATGCATGAACACATCCGCCAAAAGATGAGGGAGCTTGGAAGACTCCTAATATGTGCAAGAGAGGTATCCCCCCTTACATCTATTAAAGAGCTCATTCATCCCACAAACTTCATGCATACCATCAATGCAGTTAAAAGGGCTGCTGGCTACAATGAAGAGACCAATGTATTTGAAAAGGCTAGTGTGGCTGTGAAACTTGGACAGAGTCTGAACAAAATCGCAATGCTCATTGAGAGCCACTCTACTATTAGAGGAGATGAAAAGACAGGAAAAATTGCGAACAGTTTTCAACAGCTTTATAAGTCCAGATGGCCCGAATACATTTCTACAACAGCCCGGCGAACACTGGAGGAAGCAAAATGGAATTCCCCACAATTACTTCCATTCACAGAAGATGTTAAGCTCCTTCATATATATCTTGACGAGCAAGAGAAGACCCATCGCAAACTCTTGTTAACACAGCCATCATCTCAGCACTGGGCAAAACTGGCCAAGATCACGTTAACTCAGGTTATGCTTTTCAATCGTAGACGAGAAGGGGAAGTGTCACAAATGCCATTGTCTGCATACATCTCCAGCAACCAATCGGATGCTCATCCAGATATTAGCATGGCCCTCACAGATTTAGAAAATAAACTGTGTCAGTACTTCAAGCGTGTAGAAATTAGAGGCAAAAGAGGCAGAAAGGTTCCCGTGCTTCTCACACCTTCCATGCAAGAATCAATCAGCCTGCTTCTTGAAAATCGGAATACCTGTGGAATTCCAAATGAAAATCCTTTTCTCTTTGCACGCCCGTATGCAATGACATTTTTCAGAGGCTCTGATTGCATTCGCGAATTTGCTGTTGCATGTAGTGCAAAAAATCCTCAGACTCTTACATCAACAAAGTTGAGAAAACAGATCGGGACACTTTCTGAAGTTCTTAATCTTAGCAACACAGAGTTAGATCAGTTGGCAGACTTTCTAGGCCATGACATTCGAGTTCATCGTCAATTTTACAGGTTACCTGAAGGCACCCTCCAACTGGCCAAAATTAGTAAAATTCTTCTGGCCCTCGAAAAAGGACGCTTGGCAGACTTTAAAGGGCGAAATCTTAATGAAATCAACATAGATCCAGAAG AGGAAGTTACAGTGGACAGTGATTTGGAGGAGTCCACTTCTAGTCCAAAAG AGTGCACCACAGTATCATCATCACAGCACACGGTTTGTGAGAACGGCACACTTCCAGCAGACCCAGTCTCCAAAAAAAAGAGAG gtTACGTTAAGAAGACGGCCTGGAACAAACTTGAGATACAGGCTGTGGAGAAGCATATGATGAGGTTtattaacaatcacaaaattccAGGAAAGGCAGACTGCATGAGGTGTAAAGAGGCGGAACCACTTGCACTTAAAAATAGAGAGTGGTCTACACTTAAATTTTACATCAAAAATCGAATCTCCGCTCTAAACAGAAAATATCTGCCAAATTAA
- the LOC127968823 gene encoding uncharacterized protein LOC127968823 isoform X9, with amino-acid sequence MKRRRIKPLKEAEDHVLRCIDKTDALEAKHINDYKGRGVFALIPFIKGDFVVEYRGEMISLIEAEQRREANQDTFFMFDFIWQNKKWSIDATHEDGTLGRLINDDHINPNCTMKRIIVEGKPCLCLFAARDIIPGEELTYDYGGSHWPWRKPPCKDDDNMTAIENCSEDSVTTEGISRFTAEPPCKDDDNMTAIDNCSEDSVTTEGISRFTAEPPCKDNDNMTAIENCSEDSVTTEGTSRFTAEPPCKDDDNMTAIENCSEDSVTTEGTSRFTAEPPCKDDDNMTAIDNCSEDSVTTEGTSRFTAEPPCKDDDNMTAIENCSEDSVTTEGISRFTAEPLVDYSDTEDEVLCSKIKTSYKKRSVIHDDSDDLFENSSVNGKDDQDIQRDVRRNHASFAMSEQHSACTTASKRAKNTRARGKIAEYSDVSSEDELSVSEEEYIPDTSESYTSDSSMSFTASPKGKEKKLQTLPVRSSSAVNRIKKFSIQSSGDLGSSQNHDIAKVPDTSSILDSATSVVIPAVIKKRGGLRMYSKKQQCFFCEGAFTKISRHLERKHRNEVEVAKALSHPKGSKERRMQLEYLRNKGNFAYNSTVINTGAGLMIPRKLPKKNLEGESFMHCIYCKGLFLKKTLWRHVKVCKFKPGDEKPKPGKTRVQVLCGFAQPPPPGVTHGVWKLLNSMNQDQVALETRNDWCILELGKHLYNKYGSRVKMHEHIRQKMRELGRLLICAREVSPLTSIKELIHPTNFMHTINAVKRAAGYNEETNVFEKASVAVKLGQSLNKIAMLIESHSTIRGDEKTGKIANSFQQLYKSRWPEYISTTARRTLEEAKWNSPQLLPFTEDVKLLHIYLDEQEKTHRKLLLTQPSSQHWAKLAKITLTQVMLFNRRREGEVSQMPLSAYISSNQSDAHPDISMALTDLENKLCQYFKRVEIRGKRGRKVPVLLTPSMQESISLLLENRNTCGIPNENPFLFARPYAMTFFRGSDCIREFAVACSAKNPQTLTSTKLRKQIGTLSEVLNLSNTELDQLADFLGHDIRVHRQFYRLPEGTLQLAKISKILLALEKGRLADFKGRNLNEINIDPEEEVTVDSDLEESTSSPKECTTVSSSQHTVCENGTLPADPVSKKKRGYVKKTAWNKLEIQAVEKHMMRFINNHKIPGKADCMRCKEAEPLALKNREWSTLKFYIKNRISALNRKYLPN; translated from the exons ATGAAACGGAGAAGAATAAAACCGTTAAAAGAAGCGGAAGATCATGTTCTCCGTTGCATCGACAAGACCGACGCACTGGAGGCCAAACACATAAACGATTATAAAG GTCGTGGAGTCTTTGCCTTAATTCCTTTTATTAAAGGAGATTTTGTTGTCGAATATAGGGGAGAAATGATTAGCTTAATTGAAGCCGAACAAAGAAGAGAGGCCAAtcaagacactttttttatgtttgactTCATCTGGCAGAACAAGAAATGGag CATTGATGCAACTCATGAGGATGGCACCCTTGGCCGCCTTATAAATGATGATCACATAAACCCAAATTGTACAATGAAAAGGATTATCGTTGAGGGAAAACCCTGTTTGTGCCTATTCGCTGCAAGAGATATCATTCCTGGAGAGGAACTCACATATGACTATGGAGGAAGTCACTGGCCTTGGAGAAAG CCTCCATGCAAGGATGATGACAACATGACAGCTATAGAGAACTGCTCTGAGGATTCTGTAACTACTGAAGGCATTTCACGATTCACAGCTgag CCTCCATGCAAGGATGATGACAACATGACAGCAATAGATAACTGCTCTGAGGATTCTGTAACTACTGAAGGCATTTCACGATTCACAGCTgag CCTCCATGCAAGGATAATGACAACATGACAGCAATAGAGAACTGCTCTGAGGATTCTGTAACTACTGAAGGCACTTCACGATTCACAGCTgag CCTCCATGCAAGGATGATGACAACATGACAGCTATAGAGAACTGCTCTGAGGATTCTGTAACTACTGAAGGCACTTCACGATTCACAGCTgag CCTCCATGCAAGGATGATGACAACATGACAGCAATAGATAACTGCTCTGAGGATTCTGTAACTACTGAAGGCACTTCACGATTCACAGCTgag cCTCCATGCAAGGATGATGACAACATGACAGCTATAGAGAACTGCTCTGAGGATTCTGTAACTACTGAAGGCATTTCACGATTCACAGCTgag CCTTTGGTTGATTACTCGGACACCGAAGATGAAGTTTTGTGTTCTAAAATTAAGACATCTTATAAAAag agATCTGTGATTCATGATGATTCGGATGATCTCTTTGAAAATTCGAGTGTAAATGGTAAAGATGACCAAGACATTCAACGTGACGTCAGACGGAATCATGCATCATTTGCAATGAGTGAACAACATTCCGCTTGTACCACAGCATCCAAAAGAGCAAAAAACACAAGA GCTAGAGGGAAGATCGCGGAGTACTCGGATGTTTCGAGCGAAGATGAGTTATCTGTTAGTGAGGAAGAGTACATTCCTGATACATCAGAGAGTTACACATCAGATAGTAGCATGAGCTTTACTGCTTCACCAAAgggtaaagaaaaaaagttacagacTTTGCCAGTCCGGAGCAGTTCAGCTGTGAACAGAATCAAAAAGTTCAGTATTCAAAGCAGCGGTGACTTAGGGAGCTCCCAGAACCACGACATAGCCAAAGTTCCTGACACATCTTCCATTCTTGACAGCGCAACATCAGTAGTTATCCCAGCTGTAATTAAAAAGAGAGGTGGATTGAGAATGTACAGCAAAAAACAACAGTGCTTTTTTTGTGAAGGTGCTTTTACAAAAATTTCTAGACACCTGGAACGAAAGCATAGAAATGAGGTAGAGGTAGCAAAAGCGTTAAGTCATCCAAAGGGCTCAAAAGAAAGGAGGATGCAACTTGAGTATCTACGTAACAAAGGGAACTTTGCTTACAATAGTACTGTTATTAATACAGGTGCAGGACTGATGATTCCGCGGAAACTGCCCAAAAAGAACCTGGAGGGGGAAAGTTTTATGCACTGCATTTACTGCAAAGGactcttcttaaaaaaaactttgtggcGACATGTCAAGGTTTGCAAATTCAAGCCTGGTGATGAGAAGCCGAAACCTGGAAAAACCCGTGTCCAGGTTCTTTGTGGCTTTGCACAACCTCCCCCACCAGGAGTAACTCATGGTGTTTGGAAGCTGTTAAATTCCATGAACCAGGACCAAGTGGCACTTGAAACTAGAAATGACTGGTGCATTTTAGAGTTAGGAAAGCATCTTTACAACAAGTATGGATCAAGAGTTAAAATGCATGAACACATCCGCCAAAAGATGAGGGAGCTTGGAAGACTCCTAATATGTGCAAGAGAGGTATCCCCCCTTACATCTATTAAAGAGCTCATTCATCCCACAAACTTCATGCATACCATCAATGCAGTTAAAAGGGCTGCTGGCTACAATGAAGAGACCAATGTATTTGAAAAGGCTAGTGTGGCTGTGAAACTTGGACAGAGTCTGAACAAAATCGCAATGCTCATTGAGAGCCACTCTACTATTAGAGGAGATGAAAAGACAGGAAAAATTGCGAACAGTTTTCAACAGCTTTATAAGTCCAGATGGCCCGAATACATTTCTACAACAGCCCGGCGAACACTGGAGGAAGCAAAATGGAATTCCCCACAATTACTTCCATTCACAGAAGATGTTAAGCTCCTTCATATATATCTTGACGAGCAAGAGAAGACCCATCGCAAACTCTTGTTAACACAGCCATCATCTCAGCACTGGGCAAAACTGGCCAAGATCACGTTAACTCAGGTTATGCTTTTCAATCGTAGACGAGAAGGGGAAGTGTCACAAATGCCATTGTCTGCATACATCTCCAGCAACCAATCGGATGCTCATCCAGATATTAGCATGGCCCTCACAGATTTAGAAAATAAACTGTGTCAGTACTTCAAGCGTGTAGAAATTAGAGGCAAAAGAGGCAGAAAGGTTCCCGTGCTTCTCACACCTTCCATGCAAGAATCAATCAGCCTGCTTCTTGAAAATCGGAATACCTGTGGAATTCCAAATGAAAATCCTTTTCTCTTTGCACGCCCGTATGCAATGACATTTTTCAGAGGCTCTGATTGCATTCGCGAATTTGCTGTTGCATGTAGTGCAAAAAATCCTCAGACTCTTACATCAACAAAGTTGAGAAAACAGATCGGGACACTTTCTGAAGTTCTTAATCTTAGCAACACAGAGTTAGATCAGTTGGCAGACTTTCTAGGCCATGACATTCGAGTTCATCGTCAATTTTACAGGTTACCTGAAGGCACCCTCCAACTGGCCAAAATTAGTAAAATTCTTCTGGCCCTCGAAAAAGGACGCTTGGCAGACTTTAAAGGGCGAAATCTTAATGAAATCAACATAGATCCAGAAG AGGAAGTTACAGTGGACAGTGATTTGGAGGAGTCCACTTCTAGTCCAAAAG AGTGCACCACAGTATCATCATCACAGCACACGGTTTGTGAGAACGGCACACTTCCAGCAGACCCAGTCTCCAAAAAAAAGAGAG gtTACGTTAAGAAGACGGCCTGGAACAAACTTGAGATACAGGCTGTGGAGAAGCATATGATGAGGTTtattaacaatcacaaaattccAGGAAAGGCAGACTGCATGAGGTGTAAAGAGGCGGAACCACTTGCACTTAAAAATAGAGAGTGGTCTACACTTAAATTTTACATCAAAAATCGAATCTCCGCTCTAAACAGAAAATATCTGCCAAATTAA